A genomic stretch from Zeimonas sediminis includes:
- the leuS gene encoding leucine--tRNA ligase codes for MQEKYDARSVEAAAQAQWQASDAYRAVENDPRFPKGKFYACSMLPYPSGKLHMGHVRNYTINDVMYRHLRMNGYNVLMPMGWDAFGLPAENAAMKNRVAPAKWTWDNIAYMKKQMQAMGLAIDWSREVATCSPDYYKWNQWLFLKMLEHGIAYLKTGTVNWDPVDQTVLANEQVIDGRGWRSGALVEKREIPMYYLGITRYADELISGLEGLGWPERVKLMQENWIGRSTGVRFAFTHDIRDARGKLVDDGRMYVFTTRADTIMGVTFVAVAPEHPIAEVAAAADPELAAFVEECRKGGVTEAEMATREKDGRPTGLTVTHPLTGEPVEVWIGNYVLMSYGDGAVMGVPAHDERDFAFAKKFGLPIRQVVARAGQPAGTDFSTDAWQEWYAQKDGVACVNSGRYDGLPYEAAVDAIAADLAAKGLGEKRVQYRLRDWGISRQRYWGTPIPIIHCDDCGAVPVPYEDLPVVLPEDLIPDGSGNPLAKNEAFLKCRCPKCGKPARRETDTMDTFVDSSWYYMRYCSPDNADAMVDARNDYWMPMDQYIGGIEHAVLHLLYARFWTKVMRDIRGDFPGDAARGLVKFDEPFTNLLCQGMVLNHIFFRKGDKGGIEYFWADDIEWIHDETGKPVSCRSKTDGESVEYGGIGTMSKSKNNGVDPQSLIDEYGADTARLFVMFASPPEQTLEWSGAGVEGAQRFLRRLWACGHARHAAVRGAGPVDAAALDEAQKALRREIHTILKQADYDYQRKQYNTVVSAAMKMLNAIEGASIADGPAGAAVLREALSILVRVLYPVVPHVTQALWQDLGLADAHGPLLDAPWPQVDEAALVQDEIELVLQINGKVRGSVKVPAQADRAAIEAAATATDAWARHAEGRSPRKTIVVPGRLVNLVV; via the coding sequence ATGCAAGAGAAATACGACGCCCGCTCGGTCGAAGCCGCCGCCCAGGCCCAGTGGCAGGCGAGCGACGCCTACCGCGCTGTCGAGAACGATCCGCGATTCCCCAAGGGCAAGTTCTACGCCTGCTCGATGCTGCCCTACCCGTCGGGCAAGCTGCACATGGGGCACGTGCGCAACTACACGATCAACGACGTGATGTACCGGCATCTGCGGATGAACGGCTACAACGTGCTGATGCCGATGGGCTGGGACGCCTTCGGCCTGCCCGCCGAGAACGCCGCGATGAAGAACCGCGTGGCGCCGGCGAAGTGGACCTGGGACAACATCGCCTACATGAAGAAGCAGATGCAGGCGATGGGGCTGGCGATCGACTGGTCGCGCGAGGTCGCGACCTGCTCGCCCGACTACTACAAGTGGAACCAGTGGCTGTTCCTGAAGATGCTCGAGCACGGCATCGCCTACCTGAAGACCGGCACCGTGAACTGGGACCCGGTCGACCAGACGGTGCTTGCCAACGAGCAGGTCATCGACGGACGCGGCTGGCGCTCCGGCGCGCTGGTGGAAAAGCGCGAGATCCCGATGTACTACCTCGGCATCACCCGCTATGCCGACGAGCTGATCTCGGGCCTCGAGGGCCTGGGCTGGCCCGAGCGGGTCAAGCTGATGCAGGAGAACTGGATCGGCCGCTCGACCGGCGTTCGTTTCGCGTTCACCCACGACATCCGTGACGCCCGGGGCAAACTGGTCGACGACGGCCGCATGTACGTGTTCACCACGCGGGCCGACACGATCATGGGCGTCACCTTCGTGGCGGTGGCGCCCGAGCACCCGATCGCCGAGGTCGCCGCCGCTGCCGACCCCGAACTCGCCGCCTTCGTCGAGGAGTGCCGCAAGGGCGGCGTGACCGAGGCCGAGATGGCCACCCGCGAGAAGGACGGCCGCCCGACCGGCCTCACCGTCACCCATCCGCTGACCGGCGAGCCGGTCGAGGTCTGGATCGGCAACTACGTGCTGATGAGCTACGGCGACGGCGCGGTGATGGGCGTGCCGGCCCACGACGAACGCGACTTCGCCTTCGCGAAGAAGTTCGGCCTGCCGATCCGGCAGGTGGTGGCGCGCGCCGGCCAGCCCGCCGGCACGGATTTCTCCACCGACGCCTGGCAGGAGTGGTACGCGCAGAAGGACGGCGTGGCCTGCGTGAACTCCGGCAGGTACGACGGCCTGCCCTACGAGGCCGCGGTCGACGCGATCGCCGCCGACCTGGCCGCGAAGGGGCTGGGCGAGAAGCGCGTGCAGTACCGGCTGCGCGACTGGGGCATCTCGCGCCAGCGCTACTGGGGCACGCCGATCCCGATCATCCACTGCGACGACTGCGGCGCGGTGCCGGTGCCTTACGAGGACCTGCCTGTCGTGCTGCCCGAGGACCTGATCCCCGACGGCAGCGGCAACCCGCTCGCGAAGAACGAGGCCTTCCTGAAGTGCCGGTGCCCGAAGTGCGGCAAGCCCGCCCGGCGCGAGACCGACACGATGGACACCTTCGTCGATTCGTCGTGGTACTACATGCGCTACTGCTCGCCCGACAACGCCGATGCGATGGTCGACGCGCGCAACGACTACTGGATGCCGATGGACCAGTACATCGGGGGCATCGAGCATGCGGTGCTGCACCTGCTGTACGCGCGCTTCTGGACCAAGGTGATGCGCGACATCCGGGGCGACTTCCCGGGCGACGCCGCGCGCGGGCTGGTGAAGTTCGACGAGCCGTTCACCAACCTGCTGTGCCAGGGGATGGTCCTCAACCACATCTTCTTCCGCAAGGGCGACAAGGGCGGCATCGAGTACTTCTGGGCCGACGACATCGAGTGGATCCACGACGAGACCGGCAAGCCGGTTTCGTGCCGCTCGAAGACCGACGGCGAGTCGGTCGAGTACGGCGGCATCGGCACGATGTCCAAGAGCAAGAACAACGGCGTCGATCCGCAGTCGCTGATCGACGAGTACGGCGCCGACACCGCTCGCCTGTTCGTGATGTTCGCCTCGCCCCCCGAGCAGACGCTCGAGTGGTCGGGCGCCGGCGTCGAGGGCGCGCAGCGCTTCCTGCGCCGGCTCTGGGCCTGCGGGCACGCGCGCCACGCCGCGGTGCGCGGCGCGGGGCCGGTCGACGCGGCCGCGCTCGACGAGGCCCAGAAGGCGCTGCGCCGCGAGATCCACACGATCCTGAAGCAGGCCGACTACGACTACCAGCGCAAGCAGTACAACACCGTGGTCTCGGCCGCGATGAAGATGCTCAACGCGATCGAGGGCGCGTCGATCGCCGACGGCCCGGCCGGCGCCGCGGTGCTGCGCGAGGCGCTGTCGATCCTGGTCCGGGTGCTGTACCCGGTCGTGCCGCACGTCACGCAGGCGCTCTGGCAGGACCTCGGGCTGGCCGACGCGCACGGCCCGCTGCTCGACGCGCCCTGGCCGCAGGTCGACGAGGCCGCGCTGGTACAGGACGAGATCGAGCTGGTGCTGCAGATCAACGGGAAGGTTCGCGGCTCGGTCAAGGTGCCCGCTCAGGCCGACCGCGCGGCGATCGAGGCCGCGGCGACCGCCACCGACGCCTGGGCCCGCCATGCCGAGGGTCGCTCGCCGCGCAAGACGATCGTCGTGCCCGGCAGGCTCGTGAACCTGGTGGTCTGA